One Pseudonocardia sediminis DNA window includes the following coding sequences:
- a CDS encoding HAD family hydrolase gives MHVPDIAPIERPRAAAFFDLDKTIIAGSSALAFSRPFRREGLINRRVLLRSAYAQLLLVVSGADEDTMDVLRRRLTAMCEGWEVAQVRAIVAETLHEVVEPLVYAEATALIERHRADGEEIVMLSASGQEVVEPIAAMVGADRFLATRMATRGGRYAGEIEFYCYGEHKADAARRIAEEQGYDLALCRAYSDSITDLPLLEVVGHPTAVNPDKALRRVAEQRGWPVLTFARPVPLRARLRSGPAIAVYGASAAALAGAGWLALRRQRAVPLPAQRALRPFRARLRRPAATSRT, from the coding sequence GACCATCATCGCCGGGTCCAGCGCACTGGCCTTCAGCCGCCCGTTCCGCCGCGAAGGGCTCATCAACCGCCGGGTCCTGCTGCGCAGCGCCTACGCGCAGCTGCTGCTCGTCGTGTCCGGGGCCGACGAGGACACGATGGACGTCCTGCGCCGCCGGCTGACGGCGATGTGCGAGGGCTGGGAGGTCGCGCAGGTCCGCGCGATCGTGGCCGAGACCCTGCACGAGGTCGTCGAGCCGCTGGTCTACGCCGAGGCCACGGCCCTGATCGAGCGCCACCGCGCGGACGGCGAGGAGATCGTCATGCTGTCGGCCTCCGGGCAGGAGGTCGTCGAGCCGATCGCGGCGATGGTCGGCGCGGACCGCTTCCTGGCCACCCGGATGGCGACGCGTGGCGGCCGGTACGCCGGGGAGATCGAGTTCTACTGCTACGGCGAGCACAAGGCCGACGCCGCCCGCCGGATCGCCGAGGAGCAGGGCTACGACCTCGCGCTGTGCCGGGCCTACTCGGACTCGATCACCGACCTGCCGCTGCTGGAGGTCGTCGGCCACCCGACGGCGGTGAACCCGGACAAGGCATTGCGCCGGGTCGCCGAGCAGCGAGGCTGGCCGGTGCTGACGTTCGCGCGCCCGGTCCCGTTGCGTGCGCGTCTGCGCTCCGGCCCGGCGATCGCGGTCTACGGCGCGTCGGCGGCCGCACTGGCCGGCGCGGGGTGGCTGGCGCTGCGGCGCCAGCGCGCCGTACCCCTTCCGGCGCAGCGGGCGCTACGCCCGTTCCGGGCCCGTCTGCGGCGACCGGCGGCTACCTCGCGCACCTGA